The following nucleotide sequence is from Phormidium ambiguum IAM M-71.
GTGGCTTCAGACACCGATATTATTATTTTGAATGCAGCCGATAGTAAAGGGATTGAGCCAGCAGTAGCGAAAGCGAAAAAGGCTGGCAGTGTAGTCATTGCTGTGGATACGGGCGCAGGTAGAGAGGTAGACGCTACCATTACCTCGAATAACTTGCAAGCAGGACAAGTCAGTTGTAAGTACATTGCCGATCGACTCAAAGGAAAAGGCAACGTCGTAATAGTAAATGGGCCACCTGTCGTTTCCGTAATTGAGCGGGTACAAGGTTGCGAACAGGTACTTGCCAAATACCGAGGTATCAAAATTCTCTCAAAAGACCAGAATGCCGAGGGGAGTAGAGATGGTGGATTGCGGGTAATGAGTGATTTGCTCACCTCTTTTCCCAAAATAGATGCAGTTTTTGCGATTAACGATCCTTCGGCTGTGGGTGCAGAACTCGCTGCTAGACAAGCCAAACGCAGCGAATTTTTTATTGTGGGTGTGGACGGGGCACCGGAAGCAACGCAAGCGATCGCCGATCCGAGAAGTTTGTTAGTTGCCACTGCTGCACAAGATCCATTAGGTATGACGCGGAAAGCAGTACAAGTGGGCAACGACATCTTGCATGGTAAACCACCTGCCAACCGCAACATTTTAATTCCAGTTAAGTTAATCACTCGCCAAAATGTCAGTCAATACAAAGGCTGGCAGTAGGGGCAGGGGGGCAGGGGGGCAGAGGAGAATTTAAAACTCAAAACTTCCCCAACTCTGTCTAACTCAAAACTCAAAACTTTCC
It contains:
- a CDS encoding ABC transporter substrate-binding protein; this translates as MSAKKVKVQSVIRGGIAVGILSLFGSILAACSSNPATKGPIAQGKSDPNPKLNSVAVTVGDLSNPFFVLMGRGAEIEAKKIGGPNTRVTLVSSGYDLNQQFNQLENFVASDTDIIILNAADSKGIEPAVAKAKKAGSVVIAVDTGAGREVDATITSNNLQAGQVSCKYIADRLKGKGNVVIVNGPPVVSVIERVQGCEQVLAKYRGIKILSKDQNAEGSRDGGLRVMSDLLTSFPKIDAVFAINDPSAVGAELAARQAKRSEFFIVGVDGAPEATQAIADPRSLLVATAAQDPLGMTRKAVQVGNDILHGKPPANRNILIPVKLITRQNVSQYKGWQ